In Bacteroides coprosuis DSM 18011, the following are encoded in one genomic region:
- a CDS encoding dTDP-glucose 4,6-dehydratase (COGs: COG1088 dTDP-D-glucose 4 6-dehydratase~InterPro IPR005888:IPR001509~KEGG: bvu:BVU_2405 dTDP-glucose 4,6-dehydratase~PFAM: NAD-dependent epimerase/dehydratase~PRIAM: dTDP-glucose 4,6-dehydratase~SPTR: dTDP-glucose 4,6-dehydratase;~TIGRFAM: dTDP-glucose 4,6-dehydratase~IMG reference gene:2504107680~PFAM: NAD dependent epimerase/dehydratase family~TIGRFAM: dTDP-glucose 4,6-dehydratase): MKIYKRHLLITGGAGFIGSHVIRLFVNKYPDYQIVNLDKLTYAGNLANLKDIEDKPNYQFVKADICDFERMLSLFKEYQIDGVIHLAAESHVDRSIKDPFTFAQTNVMGTLTLLQAAKIVWGEDFEDKLFYHVSTDEVYGALEFDDTLFTETTPYAPHSPYSASKASSDHFVRAYHDTYGMPTVISNCSNNYGPYQFPEKLIPLFIHNIRHKKPLPVYGKGENVRDWLYVVDHARAIDLVFHQGRIAETYNIGGFNEWKNIDLIKVIIKTVDEQLGHAAGTSDGLITYVTDRAGHDLRYAIDSTKIKDELGWEPSLQFEEGIAKTVKWYLENQAWMDNITSGAYEQYYEDMYGNR; encoded by the coding sequence ATGAAAATATACAAAAGACATTTACTGATAACGGGTGGAGCAGGCTTTATCGGGTCGCATGTAATCCGCTTATTTGTAAATAAATATCCCGATTACCAGATTGTAAATTTAGATAAGCTAACGTATGCTGGAAACTTAGCCAATCTAAAAGATATAGAAGATAAGCCCAATTATCAGTTTGTAAAGGCCGATATTTGTGACTTTGAACGCATGCTGTCTCTCTTTAAAGAGTATCAGATAGATGGCGTAATTCATTTGGCTGCAGAATCTCATGTAGATCGAAGCATCAAAGACCCTTTTACCTTTGCTCAAACCAATGTAATGGGTACACTTACTTTGCTACAAGCTGCGAAAATAGTATGGGGAGAAGATTTTGAAGATAAGTTGTTTTATCATGTTTCAACTGATGAGGTATATGGAGCATTAGAATTTGACGATACACTCTTTACCGAAACAACCCCTTATGCCCCTCATTCTCCCTACTCAGCATCCAAGGCTAGTAGTGATCATTTTGTGCGTGCTTATCACGATACATACGGCATGCCTACAGTGATTAGTAACTGTTCCAATAATTACGGTCCTTATCAATTTCCCGAAAAACTGATTCCATTATTCATTCATAATATCCGTCATAAAAAACCTCTACCCGTATATGGAAAAGGTGAAAATGTGCGAGATTGGCTCTATGTAGTAGATCATGCCCGAGCTATTGATCTGGTATTTCATCAAGGGAGAATAGCCGAAACTTATAACATCGGAGGTTTCAATGAATGGAAGAATATCGACCTCATCAAGGTAATTATTAAAACTGTTGATGAGCAACTTGGTCATGCTGCCGGAACAAGCGATGGATTAATAACCTATGTAACAGATCGAGCAGGGCACGACCTCCGCTATGCTATTGACTCAACCAAAATAAAAGATGAATTAGGTTGGGAACCCAGCCTACAATTTGAAGAGGGCATAGCAAAAACTGTGAAATGGTATCTCGAAAACCAAGCGTGGATGGACAATATCACCTCGGGTGCCTACGAGCAGTATTATGAAGATATGTATGGAAATAGGTAA